Proteins encoded together in one Bradyrhizobium sp. CB82 window:
- the alkB gene encoding DNA oxidative demethylase AlkB encodes MTADLFDSLAEAQPSREDIADGAVLLRGFAGPIERQLIAAVRAITAQSSFRQMTTPGGYQMSVAMTNCGERGWITDHTGYRYDPIDPLSGKPWPAMSPIFRDLARRAAEEGGFSGFAPDACLVNRYEPGTRLSLHQDKDELDLSAPIVSVSLGLPATFLFGGMTRSDKPRRFRLVHGDVVVWGGPSRLAYHGVAPLADGEHALLGRQRINLTFRKTR; translated from the coding sequence TTGACGGCGGATTTGTTCGACAGCCTCGCCGAGGCGCAGCCGTCGCGCGAAGACATCGCGGACGGGGCCGTGCTGCTGCGCGGATTTGCAGGGCCGATCGAGCGCCAGCTGATCGCCGCCGTCCGCGCGATCACGGCGCAGTCGTCGTTTCGACAGATGACGACGCCCGGCGGCTACCAGATGTCGGTGGCGATGACGAATTGCGGCGAGCGCGGTTGGATCACCGATCACACCGGCTATCGCTATGACCCGATCGATCCGCTGTCCGGGAAGCCTTGGCCGGCGATGTCGCCGATATTCCGAGACCTGGCGAGACGGGCGGCCGAGGAGGGCGGTTTTTCCGGCTTCGCGCCCGATGCCTGTCTCGTCAATCGCTACGAACCCGGTACGCGGTTGTCGCTGCATCAGGACAAGGACGAACTGGATCTCTCAGCGCCGATCGTCTCGGTCTCGCTCGGGCTTCCTGCGACCTTCCTGTTCGGCGGCATGACGCGCAGCGACAAGCCTCGCCGCTTCCGTCTGGTGCATGGCGACGTCGTGGTCTGGGGCGGACCGTCCCGGCTCGCCTATCACGGCGTCGCGCCGCTCGCCGACGGCGAGCACGCGCTGCTCGGCCGCCAACGGATCAACCTGACCTTCCGCAAGACGCGCTGA
- a CDS encoding amidase: MPNLPTLAKLAEDLESGRTTSRKLVEECLSRIADPAGEGRRAFIDVDKQAALTAADAMDGLREVNAAPSRYAGIPISIKDLFDVKGQVTRAGSRALDDSDPAEHDAEAVARLRRAGFIMMGRTNMTEFAYSGIGINPHFGTPKGAWNRAEGHVPGGSSSGAAVSVLDGMAHAALGTDTGGSCRIPAAYNGIVGYKPTQRRVPLDGSVPLSFSLDSIGPLARTVSCCAILDAVLANEPIVPLKPRPVKGMRLAVPTTIALDDLDAAVAQTFERALEALASHGATIERVEMSEFHDIGPMNAKGGFAAAESFAWHRYLITAKGDVYDPRVAVRIMRGEAQSAADYIDLLNERRSLIVRVNARIAPYDALVLPTTANTPPKIADLADDKAFTTANLRALRNCTLINMIDGCAISLPAHREGEVPVGVMLAGAGGSDRRIFELAAGMEAVIRV; encoded by the coding sequence ATGCCCAACCTTCCGACACTGGCGAAGCTTGCCGAAGACCTCGAGAGCGGCCGCACAACCTCCCGCAAGCTGGTTGAGGAGTGCCTTTCCAGGATCGCCGATCCGGCCGGCGAGGGCCGACGCGCCTTCATTGATGTCGACAAACAGGCCGCGCTGACTGCGGCAGATGCGATGGATGGCTTGCGCGAGGTCAACGCAGCACCGTCGCGCTACGCCGGCATTCCGATCTCGATCAAGGACCTCTTCGACGTCAAAGGGCAGGTAACGCGCGCCGGGTCCCGCGCGCTCGACGATTCCGATCCGGCAGAGCACGACGCGGAGGCGGTGGCGCGGCTGCGTCGCGCCGGCTTCATTATGATGGGGCGCACCAACATGACCGAGTTCGCCTATTCCGGCATCGGCATCAATCCGCATTTCGGCACGCCGAAGGGCGCCTGGAACCGGGCTGAGGGCCACGTGCCCGGCGGCTCGTCCTCGGGCGCGGCGGTGTCCGTGCTGGACGGCATGGCGCATGCTGCACTCGGTACCGATACCGGCGGCTCCTGCCGGATCCCTGCGGCCTACAACGGCATCGTCGGCTACAAGCCGACGCAGCGTCGCGTGCCGCTCGATGGCTCAGTGCCGCTGTCATTCTCGCTCGACAGCATCGGACCGCTGGCGCGAACGGTCAGTTGCTGTGCCATACTCGACGCCGTGTTGGCGAACGAGCCGATAGTTCCGCTGAAGCCGCGCCCGGTGAAGGGCATGCGGCTGGCGGTGCCGACCACCATTGCGCTCGACGACCTCGATGCAGCAGTGGCGCAGACCTTCGAGCGCGCGCTGGAAGCGCTCGCCAGTCACGGCGCCACCATTGAGCGCGTCGAGATGTCGGAATTCCACGACATCGGCCCGATGAATGCCAAGGGCGGTTTCGCGGCCGCCGAAAGCTTCGCCTGGCACCGCTATCTCATCACGGCCAAGGGCGATGTCTATGATCCCCGCGTTGCGGTGCGGATCATGCGCGGCGAGGCGCAGAGCGCGGCCGACTACATCGATCTCCTCAACGAGCGCCGCTCGCTGATCGTGCGGGTCAATGCGCGGATCGCGCCCTATGACGCGCTGGTGCTGCCGACCACCGCCAACACGCCGCCGAAGATCGCCGATCTTGCCGATGACAAGGCGTTCACCACGGCGAATCTGCGTGCCTTGCGCAACTGCACCCTGATCAACATGATCGACGGTTGCGCCATCTCACTGCCCGCCCATCGCGAGGGGGAAGTTCCCGTCGGCGTCATGCTGGCGGGCGCCGGCGGATCGGATCGTCGTATTTTCGAGCTTGCTGCCGGTATGGAGGCCGTGATCCGTGTTTGA
- a CDS encoding 2OG-Fe(II) oxygenase, whose product MAIAKRVPAAHGASDIAARVDAFDWAHIEGELDAQGCAVLKSLLTSDECRAVAAIYPDDAHFRSRIVMGRHGFGRGEYKYFAYPLPDLIARLRPALYAHLHGVANRWNETMRIDIRYPAAHSAFLERCHEAGQSRPTPLLLQYEAGDYNCLHQDLYGEHVFPIQVAILLSEPGRDFTGGEFVLTEQRPRMQSRAEVVPLAQGDAVAFAVHHRPVQGTRGTYRVNLRHGVSRIRTGQRHTLGVIFHDAK is encoded by the coding sequence ATGGCAATCGCGAAACGCGTTCCTGCCGCCCATGGGGCGTCCGACATCGCCGCTCGCGTCGATGCATTCGACTGGGCGCACATCGAAGGTGAACTCGACGCCCAAGGTTGTGCCGTCCTGAAGAGCCTGCTCACATCAGACGAATGCCGCGCCGTCGCCGCGATCTATCCCGACGACGCGCATTTCCGCAGCCGTATCGTCATGGGCCGCCACGGCTTTGGCCGCGGCGAGTACAAGTATTTCGCCTATCCGCTCCCGGACCTGATCGCGCGGTTGCGGCCGGCGCTGTATGCGCATCTGCACGGCGTCGCCAATCGCTGGAACGAGACGATGAGAATCGACATCCGCTATCCCGCCGCGCATTCGGCGTTCCTCGAGCGCTGCCACGAGGCGGGCCAGAGCCGGCCGACGCCGCTGCTGCTGCAATATGAAGCCGGCGACTACAACTGCCTGCACCAGGACCTCTATGGCGAGCACGTGTTCCCGATCCAGGTCGCGATCCTGCTTTCCGAGCCCGGGCGCGATTTTACCGGCGGCGAGTTCGTGCTGACCGAGCAGCGTCCGCGCATGCAGTCGCGCGCCGAAGTCGTGCCGCTCGCGCAGGGCGATGCGGTCGCCTTTGCGGTGCATCATCGCCCGGTGCAGGGGACGCGCGGCACCTATCGCGTTAATCTGCGCCACGGCGTCAGCCGGATCCGGACCGGCCAGCGCCATACGCTGGGTGTGATCTTTCATGATGCAAAGTGA
- the ppc gene encoding phosphoenolpyruvate carboxylase codes for MSLQTVPSDAAIDRASRAEEAQALEADVRLRDDIRLLGRILGDTVRDQEGADVFDLVERIRQTSIRFHRDEDRLARRELEQILDSMSIPDTLRIVRAFSYFSHLANIAEDHNNIRQMRARSATKGAEAGVLAETLARAKEAGLTAEELRRFFKGALVSPVLTAHPTEVRRKSTMDREMEVAALLDRRERVAMTAEEAAASDEQLRREVLTLWQTNLLRRTKLTVLDEVANGLSFYDYTFLREVPRLVNVLEDRLEEAGERAASELASFLRMGSWIGGDRDGNPFVTADVMRGTLRLQSSRVMQFYLNELHVLGSELSIAAHLADVSEELRALAERSPDTSPHRSGEPYRLAVSGIYARLTATAEKLQVEITRRPVGKGAPYESVRELQADLDVLHRSLISNNARVIARGRLRLLRRAVDCFGFHLARLDIRQNSAVHERTIAELMDAANPGMSYLALGEEARIALLTNELRSTRSLVSQFVKYSDETMGELNVFHAAAEAHAKFGPDAIPQCIISMCKGMSDMLEVAVLLKEVGLVNPSGRSAINVVPLFETIEDLQASSGIMDRMLSLHDYRRLVDSRGSVQEVMLGYSDSNKDGGFVTSGWELYKAEINLVEVFERHGVRLRLFHGRGGSVGRGGGPSYDAIIAQPGGAVNGQIRITEQGEIISSKYSNAEVGRNNLEILAAATLEASLLHPRQSAPRREYLTAMDELSSLAFKAYRGLVYETDGFVDYFWSSTVINEIATLNIGSRPASRKKTRAIEDLRAIPWVFSWAQCRLMLPGWYGFGSAVETWIAEHPDKGMPFLKELYREWPFFRMLLSNMDMVLAKSSIAIASRYAELVSDEALREKIFGRIRREWHSCIETLFDIMGQDRLLQGNPLLERSVRHRFPYLDPLNHVQVELLKEHRAQNPDEQVLRGIQLTINGISAGLRNTG; via the coding sequence ATGTCCCTCCAGACCGTACCATCTGATGCAGCGATCGACCGTGCCAGCCGTGCCGAGGAGGCCCAGGCGCTGGAGGCGGATGTACGGCTGCGGGATGACATCCGCCTGCTCGGTCGCATCCTGGGTGACACGGTACGCGACCAGGAGGGTGCCGACGTCTTCGACCTGGTCGAGCGCATCCGCCAGACCTCGATCCGGTTCCACCGCGACGAGGACCGGCTGGCCCGCCGCGAGCTCGAGCAGATCCTCGACAGCATGTCGATCCCCGACACTTTGCGTATCGTCCGCGCATTCAGTTATTTCTCCCACCTCGCCAACATCGCCGAGGACCACAACAACATCCGCCAGATGCGAGCGCGCAGCGCCACCAAGGGCGCGGAAGCTGGTGTGCTTGCGGAAACGCTGGCGCGCGCGAAGGAGGCGGGCCTGACTGCCGAAGAGCTTCGGCGCTTCTTCAAGGGCGCCCTCGTCAGCCCGGTGCTGACGGCGCACCCGACCGAGGTCCGCCGCAAGAGCACCATGGACCGCGAGATGGAGGTTGCAGCGCTTCTGGATCGTCGCGAGCGCGTCGCCATGACGGCCGAGGAGGCTGCGGCCAGCGACGAGCAGTTGCGGCGCGAGGTCCTGACGCTGTGGCAGACCAATCTGTTGCGCCGGACCAAGCTCACCGTGCTCGATGAGGTCGCCAACGGCCTGTCGTTCTACGACTACACCTTCCTTCGCGAGGTCCCCCGCCTCGTCAACGTGCTGGAAGACCGGCTGGAGGAGGCCGGTGAGCGGGCCGCAAGCGAGCTCGCCTCATTCCTGCGCATGGGAAGCTGGATCGGCGGAGACCGCGACGGCAATCCCTTCGTCACCGCCGACGTGATGCGCGGCACGCTGCGGTTGCAATCGAGCCGGGTGATGCAGTTCTATTTGAACGAGCTGCACGTGCTCGGGTCGGAATTGTCGATCGCCGCGCATCTCGCCGATGTGTCCGAGGAACTGCGCGCGCTCGCCGAGCGCTCGCCCGATACCTCGCCGCACCGGAGTGGCGAGCCCTATCGCCTCGCGGTCTCCGGCATCTATGCGCGTCTGACAGCCACGGCCGAGAAGCTTCAGGTCGAGATCACGCGCAGGCCGGTCGGCAAGGGCGCGCCGTACGAGAGCGTCAGGGAATTGCAGGCCGATCTCGATGTCCTGCACCGCTCGCTGATCTCGAACAACGCCCGCGTCATCGCCCGCGGACGGCTGCGGCTGCTGCGGCGTGCGGTGGATTGCTTCGGCTTTCATCTGGCGCGGCTCGACATCCGTCAGAACTCGGCGGTGCACGAGCGCACCATCGCCGAGCTGATGGACGCGGCGAACCCCGGCATGTCCTATCTCGCGCTCGGTGAGGAAGCGCGCATTGCACTGCTCACCAACGAATTGCGCAGCACACGCTCGCTGGTCTCGCAATTCGTCAAATACAGTGACGAGACGATGGGCGAGCTCAACGTATTCCATGCCGCTGCCGAGGCGCATGCGAAGTTCGGCCCGGACGCCATTCCCCAATGCATCATCTCGATGTGCAAGGGCATGTCCGACATGCTCGAGGTGGCCGTGCTCCTCAAGGAGGTCGGCCTCGTCAATCCGTCGGGCCGCAGCGCCATCAACGTCGTGCCGCTGTTCGAGACCATCGAGGACTTGCAGGCCTCGTCCGGCATCATGGACCGCATGCTCTCGCTGCACGATTACCGGCGCCTCGTCGACAGTCGCGGCAGCGTGCAGGAGGTGATGCTCGGCTATTCCGACAGCAACAAGGATGGCGGCTTCGTCACCTCGGGTTGGGAGCTCTACAAAGCGGAGATCAATCTCGTCGAGGTGTTCGAGCGCCACGGCGTGCGGCTGCGCCTGTTCCACGGCCGCGGCGGTTCGGTCGGGCGCGGTGGCGGACCGAGCTATGACGCGATCATCGCGCAGCCGGGAGGCGCGGTGAACGGCCAGATCCGCATCACCGAGCAGGGCGAGATCATCTCGTCGAAATATTCCAACGCCGAAGTCGGCCGCAACAATCTGGAGATCCTTGCCGCCGCGACGCTGGAAGCGAGCTTGCTGCATCCACGCCAGAGCGCGCCGCGCCGCGAATATCTGACCGCGATGGATGAATTGTCGAGCCTCGCGTTCAAGGCCTATCGCGGCCTCGTCTACGAGACCGATGGGTTCGTCGACTATTTCTGGTCGTCGACCGTGATCAACGAGATCGCAACGCTCAACATCGGCAGCCGTCCGGCCTCGCGCAAGAAGACCCGCGCGATCGAGGATCTACGCGCGATCCCGTGGGTATTCTCCTGGGCGCAGTGCCGCCTGATGCTGCCCGGCTGGTACGGTTTTGGCAGCGCGGTCGAGACGTGGATCGCGGAGCATCCCGACAAGGGCATGCCGTTCCTGAAAGAGCTCTACCGGGAATGGCCGTTCTTCCGCATGCTACTCTCGAACATGGACATGGTGCTTGCCAAGAGTTCGATCGCGATCGCCTCGCGCTATGCGGAGCTAGTTTCGGACGAAGCCTTGCGCGAAAAGATTTTTGGCCGCATTCGGCGCGAATGGCACTCCTGCATCGAGACGCTGTTCGACATCATGGGTCAAGACCGACTCTTGCAGGGTAATCCGCTGCTCGAGCGCTCAGTACGCCACCGCTTTCCCTATCTCGATCCGCTCAACCACGTGCAGGTGGAGCTCTTGAAGGAGCATCGCGCGCAGAATCCGGACGAGCAGGTGCTGCGCGGCATTCAGCTCACCATCAACGGCATCTCGGCGGGCTTACGGAATACGGGGTAA
- a CDS encoding thiamine pyrophosphate-dependent enzyme, with the protein MTTLTGGEAIVSGLVAHGVDTVFGLPGAQVYGLFDAFHQAQLKVIGARHEQACGYMAFGYARSSGRPGVFSVVPGPGVLNASAALLTAFGCNEPVLCVTGQVPTAFLGKGRGHLHEMPDQLATLRSYVKWADRIEAPANAPTVVARAFQEMLSGRRGPASVEMPWDIFTQRAETAAAQVLAPLPAPQPDPDAVKQAAALIKAAKTPMIFVGSGAIDAREEILELAEMIDAAVVAFRSGRGIVSNAHELGLTMAAAYKLWPNTDLMIGIGTRLELPTMSRWPYRPDGLKCIRIDIDPVEMRRFSADTAVVADAKAATADLAAAVRKAGYSKTSGRRAAIREATASAHAKIQRIQPQMAYLNILRQMLPANAIVTDELSQVGFASWYGFPIYEPRTFITSGYQGTLGSGFPTALGAKVANPDRAVVAITGDGGFMFGVQELATAVQFNIAVVTLVFNNNAYGNVRRDQRERFDGRVVASDLVNPDFVKLAESFGVAAARVTSPDHFKAALEKALAHGGPYLLSIEVPRDSEVSPWAFIHPPKP; encoded by the coding sequence ATGACTACGCTCACCGGCGGCGAAGCGATCGTAAGCGGCCTTGTTGCCCATGGCGTCGACACCGTGTTCGGCCTGCCGGGCGCGCAGGTCTATGGCCTGTTCGACGCCTTCCACCAGGCTCAGCTCAAGGTGATCGGCGCGCGGCATGAGCAGGCCTGCGGCTACATGGCGTTCGGCTATGCGCGATCGAGCGGCAGGCCCGGCGTGTTCAGCGTGGTGCCCGGCCCCGGCGTGCTCAATGCGAGCGCTGCGCTTCTCACCGCTTTCGGCTGCAATGAACCGGTGCTCTGCGTCACCGGCCAGGTGCCGACGGCGTTTCTCGGCAAAGGCCGCGGGCACCTGCATGAGATGCCGGATCAGCTCGCGACCCTGCGCAGCTATGTGAAATGGGCGGACAGGATCGAAGCGCCGGCCAACGCGCCGACGGTGGTCGCGCGTGCGTTCCAGGAGATGCTGTCGGGACGTCGCGGCCCCGCCTCGGTCGAGATGCCCTGGGACATCTTCACGCAGCGCGCGGAAACGGCCGCTGCGCAGGTGCTCGCGCCCTTGCCAGCACCGCAGCCCGATCCCGACGCCGTGAAGCAGGCCGCAGCACTGATCAAGGCCGCGAAGACACCTATGATCTTCGTCGGCAGCGGCGCGATCGATGCGCGCGAGGAGATCCTCGAGCTCGCCGAGATGATCGATGCGGCGGTGGTGGCTTTCCGCAGCGGCCGCGGCATCGTCTCCAATGCGCACGAGCTTGGACTCACCATGGCAGCCGCCTACAAGCTGTGGCCGAACACTGACCTCATGATCGGCATCGGCACGCGGCTCGAATTGCCGACCATGTCGCGCTGGCCGTATCGTCCGGACGGATTGAAGTGCATCCGGATCGATATCGATCCGGTCGAGATGCGGCGCTTTTCCGCAGACACGGCGGTGGTTGCCGATGCCAAGGCCGCGACCGCCGATCTCGCCGCCGCCGTGCGCAAGGCGGGCTACAGCAAGACCAGCGGCCGCCGCGCCGCGATCCGCGAGGCGACCGCCTCCGCGCACGCGAAGATCCAGCGCATCCAACCGCAGATGGCGTATCTCAACATTCTGCGCCAGATGCTGCCGGCGAACGCCATCGTCACCGATGAATTGTCGCAGGTCGGTTTCGCCTCCTGGTACGGCTTTCCGATCTACGAGCCGCGCACCTTCATTACCTCGGGTTATCAGGGCACGCTCGGCTCCGGCTTTCCCACTGCGCTGGGCGCCAAGGTCGCCAATCCCGACAGGGCGGTCGTTGCGATAACCGGCGACGGCGGCTTCATGTTCGGCGTGCAGGAGCTTGCCACCGCCGTGCAGTTCAACATCGCCGTCGTGACGCTGGTGTTCAACAACAATGCCTATGGCAACGTGCGGCGCGACCAGCGCGAGCGCTTTGACGGCCGCGTGGTGGCGTCCGACCTCGTCAATCCGGATTTCGTCAAGCTCGCGGAGTCCTTTGGCGTCGCCGCCGCGCGCGTGACCTCACCGGATCATTTCAAGGCCGCACTCGAGAAGGCGCTAGCCCATGGCGGGCCGTATCTGCTGTCGATCGAAGTGCCGCGGGATTCCGAGGTGAGCCCGTGGGCGTTCATTCATCCGCCGAAGCCGTAG
- a CDS encoding DUF2848 domain-containing protein, protein MFDLTFTVDAQDTTTPLTLAINHAVIAGWTGRDPVARDKHIAELEAVGIARPASTPIYYRVSARRLTMEDSIECSGGESSGEVEFVLIGWQGRIFVGCGSDHTDRKVEAYNVTVSKQMCDKVVAPVLWELEEVADHWDRMILRSHAWINGERVLYQEGTLDAMLPVDDLITRGFDGKRLPDGCVMFGGTFAAKGGIRPADRFEFELEDPVLKRTIRHAYDVITLPVLG, encoded by the coding sequence GTGTTTGACCTAACCTTCACCGTCGATGCCCAGGATACGACAACGCCGCTGACGCTTGCGATCAACCACGCCGTCATTGCCGGCTGGACCGGCCGCGATCCCGTCGCGCGCGACAAGCACATTGCCGAGCTCGAGGCCGTCGGCATCGCGCGACCGGCATCGACGCCGATCTACTACCGCGTTTCGGCGCGGCGGCTCACGATGGAAGACAGCATCGAATGTTCGGGCGGCGAGTCCTCCGGCGAGGTCGAATTCGTGCTGATCGGCTGGCAGGGCCGCATCTTCGTCGGCTGCGGCTCCGACCACACCGACCGCAAGGTCGAGGCCTACAACGTGACCGTCTCCAAGCAGATGTGCGACAAGGTCGTGGCCCCCGTGTTGTGGGAACTCGAGGAGGTCGCCGACCACTGGGACCGGATGATCCTGCGCTCCCACGCCTGGATCAACGGCGAGCGGGTGCTCTACCAGGAGGGCACGCTGGATGCGATGCTGCCGGTCGACGACCTGATCACGCGCGGCTTCGACGGCAAGAGGCTGCCCGACGGCTGCGTGATGTTCGGCGGCACCTTTGCGGCCAAGGGCGGCATCCGCCCCGCCGATCGCTTCGAGTTCGAGCTCGAAGACCCCGTGCTGAAGCGCACGATCCGGCACGCCTATGACGTGATCACGCTGCCGGTGCTGGGCTAG
- a CDS encoding OB-fold domain-containing protein — protein MAEPQRARPKPTPETQHFWDGTKVGELRLQRCDACAHVYFPPRPFCPSCASRKVSVFKASGKGFLYSYVINHRPAAPGFTPPYAIAVVELAEGPRMMSNIIDCPQTPEALELDMKLEVAFQTLDDAITLPVFRPAKG, from the coding sequence ATGGCCGAACCGCAGCGCGCGCGACCAAAACCGACGCCTGAGACGCAGCATTTCTGGGACGGCACGAAAGTGGGCGAGCTGCGTCTGCAACGCTGCGACGCATGCGCTCATGTCTATTTCCCGCCGCGCCCTTTCTGCCCCTCCTGCGCCTCCCGCAAGGTCTCTGTCTTCAAGGCGAGCGGCAAGGGTTTTCTCTACAGCTACGTGATCAACCACCGTCCCGCCGCGCCGGGCTTCACGCCGCCTTACGCGATCGCGGTGGTCGAGCTTGCGGAGGGACCTCGGATGATGAGCAACATCATCGACTGCCCGCAGACGCCGGAAGCGCTCGAGCTCGACATGAAGCTCGAGGTCGCCTTCCAGACGCTCGACGACGCCATCACCCTCCCCGTGTTCCGTCCGGCGAAGGGATAG
- a CDS encoding SDR family oxidoreductase: MTKSLQDKVIVVTGAGRGIGREIALLCAAEGAKVVVNDPGGAADGAGSNAAPAEEVVEEIKKRGGTAIANFESVAEAIPASKIVKSATDHFGRLDGVVNNAGILRDMIFHKMSVEAFEAVIKVHLMGSFYVSHAAARIFREQESGSFVHFTSTSGLIGNFGQANYAAAKLGIVGLSKSIALDMNRFNVRSNCVSPFAWTRMIGTIPTETDAEKARVEKIKQMGPERIAPVCAYLLSDAAKDVTGQIFGVRMNEIFLFSQNRPLRSVQSSDGWTPESIAEHAMPALKGSFYKLDRSADIFTWDPV, encoded by the coding sequence ATGACGAAATCACTGCAAGACAAGGTCATCGTCGTCACCGGCGCAGGGCGCGGCATCGGGCGGGAGATCGCGCTGCTGTGCGCGGCCGAAGGCGCCAAGGTCGTCGTCAACGATCCCGGTGGGGCCGCCGACGGCGCCGGTTCGAACGCTGCTCCCGCCGAGGAGGTGGTCGAGGAGATCAAGAAGCGCGGCGGCACTGCGATCGCCAACTTCGAGTCTGTGGCGGAAGCCATCCCCGCCAGCAAGATCGTCAAGTCCGCGACTGATCATTTCGGCCGGCTCGACGGCGTCGTCAACAATGCCGGCATATTGCGCGACATGATCTTCCATAAGATGAGCGTGGAAGCCTTCGAGGCCGTCATCAAGGTGCACCTGATGGGCTCGTTCTACGTCTCTCACGCCGCGGCGCGGATTTTTCGCGAGCAGGAGAGCGGCTCCTTCGTCCATTTCACCTCGACCTCCGGCCTGATCGGCAATTTTGGCCAGGCCAACTACGCCGCCGCCAAGCTCGGCATCGTCGGCCTGTCGAAATCGATTGCGCTCGACATGAACCGCTTCAACGTCCGCTCCAACTGCGTCTCGCCCTTCGCCTGGACCCGCATGATCGGCACTATCCCGACCGAGACCGATGCCGAGAAGGCCCGCGTCGAGAAGATCAAGCAGATGGGACCGGAGAGGATCGCGCCGGTCTGCGCCTATCTGCTCTCCGATGCCGCCAAGGACGTTACTGGACAGATCTTCGGCGTGCGCATGAACGAGATCTTCCTGTTCAGCCAGAATCGTCCGCTCCGTTCGGTACAAAGCAGCGACGGCTGGACGCCGGAGTCGATCGCCGAGCACGCGATGCCGGCGCTGAAGGGATCGTTCTACAAGCTCGATCGCTCGGCCGATATCTTCACCTGGGATCCGGTGTAG
- a CDS encoding thiolase, giving the protein MRRNQVAVVGAAETTELGVIPDMSQLQLHADAALNAIADAGLKLSDIDGFATAVETPQQVCHYLGIKPTWVDGTSVGGCSFMLHVRHAAAAIEAGLCKTVLITHAESGKSMIGKQPRFTAPDSLNGQFESPYGVYGPPSMFPIPVLRFMKTYGITHEQLAAVAVVQREWAAKNPRAMMKEPITVADVLNSRMIAYPFRLLQCCLVTDGGGALILTSADRAGDFPRKPIYIMGTGESVETPMVSQMETFNSSRAFKVAGSLAFKEAGIAHEDVDHLMIYDAFAHLPLFGLGDLGFMPYEETGSFIADGNTRPGGKLPLNTNGGGLSYMHSGMYGMYALQESVRQMRGTAPAQVPNAKISVCHGVGGMFAASGTIVFTNER; this is encoded by the coding sequence ATGCGCAGGAACCAGGTCGCCGTCGTGGGCGCGGCCGAGACCACCGAGCTCGGCGTCATCCCCGACATGTCGCAGCTCCAGCTTCATGCGGATGCGGCGCTCAATGCCATTGCGGACGCCGGCCTCAAGCTGTCCGACATCGACGGCTTTGCCACCGCGGTCGAGACACCTCAGCAGGTCTGCCATTATCTCGGCATCAAGCCGACCTGGGTCGACGGTACCTCGGTCGGCGGATGCTCGTTCATGCTGCATGTCCGTCACGCCGCAGCGGCGATCGAGGCCGGCCTGTGCAAGACCGTCCTGATCACCCATGCCGAGAGCGGAAAGTCGATGATCGGCAAGCAGCCGCGCTTTACCGCGCCGGACAGCCTCAATGGTCAGTTCGAATCACCTTACGGCGTGTACGGACCGCCCAGCATGTTCCCGATTCCCGTTCTGCGCTTCATGAAGACCTACGGCATTACCCATGAGCAGCTTGCTGCGGTGGCGGTGGTGCAGCGGGAATGGGCGGCGAAGAACCCGCGAGCGATGATGAAAGAGCCGATCACGGTCGCCGACGTCCTCAACTCGCGCATGATCGCCTATCCGTTCCGGCTGCTGCAATGCTGCCTCGTCACCGATGGCGGCGGCGCGCTGATCCTGACCTCGGCCGACCGCGCCGGGGATTTTCCGCGCAAGCCGATCTACATCATGGGCACCGGCGAGAGCGTGGAAACGCCGATGGTCAGCCAGATGGAAACTTTCAACTCCTCGCGCGCCTTCAAGGTCGCAGGCTCTCTTGCCTTCAAGGAGGCCGGCATCGCGCACGAGGATGTCGACCATCTCATGATCTATGACGCGTTCGCGCATCTGCCGCTGTTCGGCCTGGGCGATCTCGGCTTCATGCCCTATGAGGAGACCGGCAGTTTCATTGCCGACGGCAACACGCGGCCGGGCGGCAAGCTGCCACTGAATACCAATGGCGGCGGGCTCTCCTACATGCATTCGGGCATGTACGGCATGTACGCGCTTCAGGAGAGCGTACGCCAGATGCGCGGCACAGCGCCGGCGCAGGTGCCCAACGCGAAGATTTCGGTGTGCCACGGCGTCGGCGGAATGTTCGCGGCGTCGGGCACGATCGTGTTTACGAACGAGAGATAA
- a CDS encoding YccF domain-containing protein yields MAPVSILLNLLWILIGGAWMAFGWLVASVIMAITIVGLPWARAAFNIAVYTLLPFGSKAVRRDEVTGESDIGTGPLGVIGNIVWFLLAGWWLALGHVVTAVILAITIIGIPFAWAHLKLAGIALWPIGKVIVPA; encoded by the coding sequence ATGGCACCAGTTTCCATCCTGCTTAACTTGCTCTGGATTCTCATCGGCGGCGCCTGGATGGCGTTCGGCTGGCTGGTGGCGTCCGTCATCATGGCCATCACCATCGTCGGCCTGCCCTGGGCGCGGGCGGCGTTCAACATCGCCGTCTACACCCTCCTGCCGTTCGGCTCGAAGGCGGTGCGGCGCGACGAGGTGACCGGGGAAAGCGATATCGGCACCGGCCCGCTCGGGGTGATCGGCAATATCGTCTGGTTCCTGCTCGCCGGCTGGTGGCTGGCGCTCGGCCACGTCGTTACCGCCGTGATCCTCGCGATCACCATCATCGGAATTCCGTTCGCCTGGGCCCATCTGAAGCTCGCCGGCATTGCGCTCTGGCCGATCGGCAAAGTGATCGTGCCGGCTTAA